In one window of Williamwhitmania sp. DNA:
- a CDS encoding ABC transporter permease, whose product MIPSIAWKNIWRNRTRSLVVIVAIALGLFGGLFASAFLLGMSEQRVSEGIRYETPELKVLHPRFKENLEPHYSITDAPDKERALAKLPLVVGISPRVITSAMVQTATTSSGITLYGVDPAKEKTVSMLYQTIWDSTAVRKNRPSVANIAQFVEDSCGVYLSDDQHIPIVIGEKLAHKLKVKVRSKLVITMQDYNGTLTGGAFRVVGIFRTSNTQFEENNAFVLRSDLSSLMVLPDSTVSELALRLTNEKQLNVAAQQVRSLFPGLKVYT is encoded by the coding sequence GCATGGAAAAATATCTGGAGAAACCGCACCCGAAGCCTGGTGGTTATTGTGGCCATTGCGCTTGGTCTCTTCGGCGGACTATTTGCCTCAGCTTTTTTGCTTGGCATGTCCGAACAACGGGTAAGCGAGGGCATTCGCTATGAAACACCTGAGCTAAAGGTTCTGCATCCACGATTTAAGGAGAACCTGGAGCCTCATTACAGCATCACCGATGCCCCCGATAAGGAGCGTGCCTTGGCAAAGCTTCCGTTGGTTGTGGGGATTTCTCCTAGAGTTATTACCTCCGCCATGGTGCAAACGGCAACCACCAGCTCCGGTATAACCCTTTATGGCGTTGACCCCGCAAAGGAGAAAACGGTGTCGATGCTATACCAAACCATTTGGGATAGCACCGCCGTTCGAAAAAACAGACCTAGTGTGGCCAACATTGCCCAGTTTGTTGAAGATTCCTGCGGTGTGTATTTATCCGATGATCAGCATATTCCCATTGTTATTGGCGAAAAGTTAGCGCACAAGCTTAAAGTGAAGGTGCGCTCCAAACTGGTGATAACCATGCAGGATTACAATGGTACACTTACGGGGGGAGCCTTTCGTGTAGTGGGCATTTTTCGAACAAGCAATACACAGTTTGAGGAGAACAATGCCTTTGTACTTCGGAGCGACTTATCTTCATTGATGGTATTGCCCGACAGCACCGTAAGTGAGTTGGCGCTTAGGTTAACCAACGAAAAGCAGCTCAATGTGGCAGCACAACAGGTTCGTTCGCTCTTTCCGGGGCTGAAGGTATATACC